Part of the Impatiens glandulifera chromosome 8, dImpGla2.1, whole genome shotgun sequence genome is shown below.
caaataaagagcttgaataattataaaatattgctTTATTTAGGTTTGTAGATGTAAAAGTTTACCCTACCTATAACCTATTGAATGTCTAGGGTAGTTTAGTTTCAACTATGAATAGAAAAAGATAATGtgattatacaaaaaaaaaattgataagtaTAATtcgaattataattaattaactaaatattcAATTAGTTAATTATCATTTGTTAATCAGTTGTATTTCTTGTAAATAAAGAAGAAGGTCtataaattcattattattatttttctatgaaGGTAGGAAAATGACCCtcacaatttatataaacataacattaaaataatcctaaatcataatatttaaatcaataaaaaaattatcaccatctatcaaattatcataaaattataGTCATTATCccaaaattattaacaataaaagtacacaaattcaaattaaattattaaaaaataaattaaaaaaattaacaaatatatatttgaagatATCCGGCAACACGTTGATATTAGATtttatgtttcaattttttttaacatatttttttttattcatccaTAAAATGATTAATCATTGTGTTTTAGTGTTTAGTTACTAATTAAATATTCGAGTTTTTATTGTCTTTATCATTAAACTAAAATGTTAATCATTGTGTTTTGAGTGTATTTAGTTactaagtaaatatttaaatttttattgtttttaagtttaattactATCATCTATATCTTATCACgtgtaatttaataaaaaataaataaataatctcatcccatataaaagaaaacttatattctttttttttttaggcCCCAAAACTTTTTTGGAAGTTCAAATTTAGGCATTTTTACTAAGTTAGAACTTGTAATTAAGCTATCTTCTACTTTAACTTTCGTATTAGCCATTTGaaggtaattattttttaaattaataaaatagataatattaaataattatgtgaCAAAAATAATATCACTAGAGATTTTGATGAACGCTTGTTagaaacaaaatctttaaattgactttaaaatattaaaattgacaGTTAAGTTTGACTTCAAATAGTAATTAGACCATATTTAAAATATGCAACTAAATTTTGTACAAGAATGCAAAATGATAAAATAGATTCTAGAACCCTAagttttatatcaatttttagTTACTATGTTATAACTAGCTTTAATTCATTCCattcatcaaaataataaaattagataaaaatacaaaaaaataaaaataaaaaccaatttaagtcaaaaactaaattaagattatataatacatcttacaaaattaagaaagaaaaaaataaaaggacaAGAAAACATGGGTAAAAAGAAAACCGTTAAAAAGACAGATAATCTACCCAGCAAACCTGGATCTCTTAGAACCGAGCGATTGAGGACTGATCTGAGGGACAGTAAAACTCCAATCTTCTACTCGTTTCCTGACCGTTGATTTACCCTCCTTCGTAATCTTACCCATTGATTTACTCAAATTCTTACTTTCTTTAATGTTCCTCCCACAGTTGATTtgtccaccaccaccaccaccaccacctaaGGCCACGTTTGGTTGAGGAATTACAGTATATTGAGATGGATGAAGAGGAGGAGATGAAGCCTGAGGTACCCATATCCCTAAATTCTCCGACGACCACGCCGCCGCCGTACATTCATTCCTCCCGCCGGCGACGGCGCCGCCGTCGCCCATCAACAAATCTCCACCCTGCAAATGGAttacaaaaatttcaatttggaacaaattaatttacaaaattcaaAGCAAAGTTTGTAACTTTACCTTGCCGAAATCAAATGGGGAAGAAGAGAAATCAAGGAAATCGTCAACATGCCAACCGGGGAGAGTTTCAATCAGATAATCAGAGATGGGTAGGTTTACTATTCCTCCTCCGTTTTCCGGCGCCGGCGAGGTAGTATAATTTGTGGGTGTGACGAGATTCGGCTGTAGATATGTGGTTTCAGTTGTTGTCGGAGATTTATCGGCGGCGGCGGATGAATAGACGGCGGATTCGACAGAGAGTTTAGTTCCGGTGAGAAGAAATCGATTATGAGTTTGTTTATGTTCATTGACTTTATGAATAGAGAAATCACAGTCTCTGCATAGAATCGCCCTGTCTTGTTGACAAAACAAAAAAGCCCTTTTCTCCTATAATATAGAAAAACAGAGAATagggtttatttatttatttgtttgttaataataataatgatgaaatTAAGAATTGAGAAATTACTTGACAGATGTCGCAGAGAGGGGTTTGTTTAGGATTGAGTAAAGAGAAACGTTGGTGTTTTCCGGCGAGTTTGTTTGCGTGATGAACGCTGCGGTCGCAGTCGGAGCATAGAGCGGCGTCGTCGGCGACGCAGAAAACGGTTGCGGCGGCTTTATTGCACACGTCGCACTGAATCTTCATCGCTGGCGGCGGCGATCGGCGGCGGCGACGGCTGGCGGCGGAAGAAGGAGGAAGAGAGAGTTTAGAAAATAGTACTACTCTATGGTGGTTTCATACTTATCTATAATAGCGAAACTCACAAAccctattaatatatttatttattattattattatatatatttcttaaataactTGGGTGTTTGATTCagcatttaattttaaatgttaagtATTTTcgtaataatttattacattattaaaatatattcaaacatattttaatagaGGAGTATAAGtctgaattaaatttattatattaagttaaaataaaatcaatatgtatattaatatttaatctatcatagtaattttttaaaaatggataaaaatCTTTATTAATTGAAGTAAttgataattatgatttttatgaATTGTTTAGAGATTCTGGTGGAgctatttaaaaactaattattagtgattatttaaagaaaataattttattttatttttaagtatgaagggtattaatatataatgataaaataaattttatgtttttttaaataattgatgtAAAGAGAAAATAAGTGTGAAATAATGATTAGTGTGTAactataaatataagaaaatattttaattaaatatttgtactCAAACCTAAGGTGGCGATTCATACAAAATGAAAGGAgcaataattataattgtaatcACGATGAAAGATTAATATaggaataattattattaatggaCATTTATAAAAGtcaattttgaaaataagaGTTTGTTTGTATTAAGTTTATTgcaataaatttgtttatttttaaaatagtatttttgtttttggtacaaaaaaaaaaagactgtATTGATAATTgatatacaattataaaataaatttatatttttttaaaatatgacattttaatattttagttaaaatcaatcaattaattgatgagatatagaaagaaagaaataatgtgattacgattcaattaaaaaaacaaaatttattcttaaaatttgttttctttgcGACTAAAGAGtaaaattataagtataattttaatattttttttgaaaataattcatttaataaaaaattgttaaaacacaaccataaaattttgaaatttactattttaattaagttgcaattatatttttgttaccAAACAAGCTAAATAATGTGTAATTACTTTTTATTGGCTAAACAtgctaattatttaattaagcaAAAGCAATCAAAGGCAgtgttaatgaaataaaaaaacattaatgtgACGTCATGCATTACGTACTAGGGCACAAATTGTAGGAACTGTTTGAAAATGCATTTTCTGAAAATGTACCTAAATATACCGTTTACATACTTAAAtgctaattttaaatatatagaaaCATTGAGGGACTTGTTTAACAAGTTTGGCTCCAAATTCCTCTTCAATGAGTTTCATTCTATTTTATCTTACAATGAGTTTCATTCTTATCTcatttaaataagaaattacATCTAAgtagaataaattataaataatacaaaattaaattaaatattttaaataagtaaatgaatatttaaaattaaaagttcaataatcatataatttaaGTATTGggtaaataattttgaaaaatatatttggtgttttgtgtagaaattatgagaaggtgaatactatataaatataaattccttcgcccaaatatatataattatcgtATTAAGGTAagaaactaacataaatctttgttattatttttcatttccaATAAAGGCATTTTAATGTGAGAATTgaataagtaatttttattctaaatattacTCTAACAATTTACTAGTTATACTAATTTCGCCACATAAgatattttcaaacatataaCATAATCGATATTCTAATTACAACCCTACGTTGATAATGAAATTTCTTCCATAATACACATTTAATGGAAACAATTAAATCTTTGGTGAATATTCCCAATTAATTTGACGTCTATGAAAATAGTCGATTTAAGAGACAAAAATGTCACAAGTTTGTTTGTTAGTAGAAACACAGTGAATAAAAATGGAGGAATATGATTGTGGGGTATCAAGTTATTTCtccttattttcaaaataaaaatctcataaatgattattttaatataaaacttaactaAAACATATTAGATTGTGAATATCCATAGCATACCCTCACCAAGTTGTCTGTGAAAATAGTTgatataagagataaaaaatcaTAAGTTCGATTCTCACCAGAAATTCATTGAATAGAATCATAAGGTTAAAGTAAAGTGGCATTCTAgtctcaataataataataaattcgataaagatttttttttcaaacccaTATAAAATTACACATGAATATCTCTATAtactttaaaataagaaataatatagaGAGAGAACCAAGGCTCTACTAATATCAACTTTTGGTGCAAATCAACTAATTCtctgaataataataataaaacaattaagtATGATACTTTAATTAACTaggataaaattaataaaaagcaTAACTTTGATATTGAGAACTtgcttaatatttaaaataatgtaccTTAAAAGCTTAGCACTTTCTTAGTTTTCCACCCATGTGCTATGGTCTTTCTGGAAGGCATAAAGAAATGACCTTTTTGTAGCTTAAAATTTTTTGTAACtttcaaataatcaactttttgtttaaaaaaactgtaaaaactaaaaacaaacATATCCTAATAGCCGACATGTATTAAAAGGGGCAAGATCTGATCCATGCTCatgttgttattattttattagcaGACCATTCTAGATTAgtcccaaaattaattattatcaataatatattgttGCTCCCTCACTCAATCAGACCATGTGAAAATGGGGTTTTGTGAGTTGtgttgtattatttattattttgtatcaactttgcataaattattattttatttgtttttcttaaataGTTAGATTCGGACAAATAAAGATTCTCTTAACATAAACAACAATAACACTGTTAGGTTATTAAAGAATTAACGTATTTTTCGTGtccatattttttcttttgtgaaTTCCTTCGATTTTCCGAGTTTATTTAATGATGAGACGATTGATTAGCAAGATTAAAACTATTGATTAGCACCCTTTACATTTTTAAGGAATATTCCTCCTATGTTATGGAATGTAGTTTCTTATATTCCTTTATATCAATCATGTTTAATTGCTATTTGTTGtgatttttattcttattaacatatttagtggccttattattttacaatattatcTAGTATGTACACAAACATTAGAATTTGTTTAGAAATATACAAATGAGATAGCTTCCAAAACCCTACTAAAcaactttatttaaataatttataataaaataattgtaatatgttattttaaactttgtagtatatttatatatatattattttgaaatatttaaatattatttacaaatagaTATAGtttgtttcaaattaaaaatatatatatatttaaataagctATCAAGTGCATGagtctattatttaaaatattgtatataacaaaaactaaaaatgtcatcaaattaaaaaatatttaccttaaaataaacaaattatattatttcaaaattaattcaattattattaaaatattatattttaatagtagAGATATAAATGGAGCGATTTGGAGCGTGAATTCTCAGCGCACCGTTTATaccatattttctaaaaatatatatatttttatataataaattttataaacaaatttttaaatataatatataatttattatatggatgattttatatatttaatttggtttATAATATTCGGGATAGAATTAAGGTGAAATCGAAACGAatgacacaaatatcatcccatTCCCAATCAAATCGTGAAAAACTGCCCCAAACAGACAATTCGATTCGGTTACCTATGatcaatttcaaattttaatccTTAACTTGAAGGGAATCCCACCTTTGAACTTTTAAACACCATTTTgagtcataaaaaaaataagtattgtATTTTGAAAtgtataatgtaaaatatacaataaaataaatgaattttaataaacaaGTCATTAATAATATAGCATTCCCATATATAACAAGCAAAGCAATATAACCAACAAGAGAAAAGAAGAATAAGTTGATTCAAGATAtatattgaaagaaataaatagAAGTAGGGTTCAGAATTGGCCAAAAGATGAACTTCATACATAAATTATAGAGAAAAATAAGCACttataataagaaataaatatttattctttcgGAAATGAACTCCCCGTCGACCAACCCCATCAGAATAATGCCCATGTTCTATAGAATTATCGCAACATAAAAAATTCCAACAACAATGAAGATATTTTCCCATCTTATTCGGCTCTAGATTGTCCAGCTCGAGAAGAAAGAATGATGCCAACAATAAGACCATAAAGAGCAAGAGCTTCCGCAAAGATGAGAATAAGGATCATCCCAACAAAAAGCTTCGGCTGCTGGGCGTTAGCTCTGTCATGTATTAAACACACAACATAAGACTATTTTTCAATACAAAAGAATAGTCATCGAGAATATCCttctttttcaatttcatcAATGCACATtaacagatctagggtttataCGATAAATGAAATGAGACTATAATCATATACTAATGACCTAAGTCCCACCCATTAGATCAAACCCATCAACATCCATGTCTGTTACATATACTAAACGATTTGCTTCATAGATCTATTTGACTTGTCTGAAAGATTGAGCAAGCAAGTATAAATCAAGGGTTTCTCATTTGTAGTCCAAGAGATCATAGGACTTGTTTTCAATGTTCTTCGAAAGAAAAGAAAGGAAGACATGCTCAATCAAGGGACCTTTTAGAAAAAAAGGACCttgaacttttttttcaataagtTCTTAGTTACAGAAAGGGGGAAACAATCAACACAGTGTTCATGGCTACATATATATCTGAAACAGCAATTCAATTGTAGACTAAAAGGAGATAAAACCTACTTTATCATCCATGATTGTGACAAACTTATAACATCTAGCCAAATCCCCATCTCCTAACTCGTTGATAGTCTACAAACACACACTTAAACATACTTGCACAGCAATTCAATTGTAGACTAAAAGGAGATAAAACCTAATTTATCATCCATGGTTGTGACAAACTAATAACATCTAGCCAAATCCACATCTCCTAACTCGTTTGTAGTCTACAAACACACACTTAAACACATTGGCGCAGCAATTTACTTGAAGACTAAAAGGAGATAAACCCTACTTTATCATCCATGGTTGTGACAATCTTATAACATCTAGCCACATCCCCATCTCCTAACTCGTTTATAGTCTACAAACACACACACACTTAGTTCTCTACATACTTGGTGGTCTTGGCCCCGAATATGACCACACGATACAATTAGTCTAGACGATCTAACATGTATGAAACTCTTCACTTAAACACATTGCCATTCATAGGTTTCATAGCATAATAGTTTGATTTCCATGTTTTGGATGATTAAACCTTTCATCCATCACATATAATGTCTTTAACTATCAATTTTGTTCAATACTAATAATATAGGAATCAAACAAATAAAGCAGACTCTGATTAATAAATTAGGTTAAACGAAAGGTACCTGACACCAGCATCACCAACGATACCAATTGCCATACCGGCAGCAAGGCCAGCAAGGCCACAAGCGAGACCAGAAGACAAATGAGCGTATCCATCGAAAAGGTAATAAGGCTTAGCCTTAGGATTAATTCCAGTGCTAATAATAACAGCAATAATCAATCCATAGATACCTAAAACTCCAGCCATAACAACAGGAACAATTGACTTCATAACAAGCTCAGGCCTCATCACTCCCATCGATGCGACTCCAACGCCGCTCTTCGCCGTTCCGTATGCTGCTCCCATACCTAGAAAGAAAGGCATAACATCATCAGATCAGATCTGATCAGATCTGTATGTATGTATAGAAAGATAATTGGAAAAAGAGGAATTAGATCTGATTACATGAGAAGACTAAGGCAGCGGCGGCGCCAAGGAAGCCAAAGAATGGCGCCGTTTCATCGCCGGTGAAAGTCGAAGAcatcgtcgtcgtcgtcgtctctGTTCTCCAAACAAAATAAAGGATAAATCGCAGATCGGATCGAAGACTTTGAAGCGGCGAAATATGATTTTCTGACCTTCCTCTGCTTTGCTAATATCCTGATCCCGATGAAATATCCCTCCTATTTGCTAAATTACGATTTTGGCCTCAGACTAATTATTAACAAAAGTTAAAAGATAAAAGgggttttttaatattatttggttaatgatttgaataaatCTATATACCTTTGTAACTGattattagattattataatcttttctttaattttctatttctcttatttttgttttttttaaatataatataattaaacaattttatatttttttataaaataatttatttaaatttataaattaataatttaaaatataatattttttttaaagaatttaaaaGAAAGAATTGAAAGAAATGACATGTCACCACATTATTagccaaaaaaaatgataaaggaaaggaaaataaaaaaataaaaaaattgttattttttcaggAAATCAGATTCCGCCTTTATTCCCTCTTAAATTCTCTCCGATCATTACTCAtatttgtttttagtttttactttttaataaatatatatattattttgaatattttagtaaatatatattttctaaatacttttttttatatataaacagaGAGTAATATGAGTTAATATGAAggtaaaaaacataatttaaaatttttaaatgtcaataaaatggaaaaattctCATAGTGATTCAATTTGAAACAATCGTACCCATAACTACTTCCATAACTACTTCAATTTGAAACAATTGTACCCATAACTTTTCCATttgaaaaatcttttttttcttctttttgaaTCGTCCTTTAACTTTCAAtactaatttcataaataaccagtctttttttattttataaatattatttgcgtATAGACATTATAACAGCGAAAATAAAAGTAACAATTGAATGAATTAGCCTTTCTTTTCGGGTGAATAGATGGTTCTTTTGTGGAGTAGGCGAAACCGAAGAAGGTTTCATTCTCGGAAAGTTTACCCTTTATGAAAAACGAAACTGCAACAACGACAACAGAATGAAACGCGTTATTTTACATTGctttcaaatcaaacaagtgTTTAAGTTAGGGTTTGTTTTGTTCCACACAAAGACACATATAAGATCTCTATTTTAAACATCTGAATTATAAACTACAGAAACATATACAGGCTTGCAGTCATCATAGCCATTAGAGGATGTTCTTCCACAAcctttattataacattttctaATGACTTCTCCAAAAccaaaaatgaagaaattgaatGGAATAAGCTACCAAAAATGTCAATCTTACTTGAACAATATG
Proteins encoded:
- the LOC124912393 gene encoding B-box zinc finger protein 21-like, which codes for MKIQCDVCNKAAATVFCVADDAALCSDCDRSVHHANKLAGKHQRFSLLNPKQTPLCDICQEKRAFLFCQQDRAILCRDCDFSIHKVNEHKQTHNRFLLTGTKLSVESAVYSSAAADKSPTTTETTYLQPNLVTPTNYTTSPAPENGGGIVNLPISDYLIETLPGWHVDDFLDFSSSPFDFGKGGDLLMGDGGAVAGGRNECTAAAWSSENLGIWVPQASSPPLHPSQYTVIPQPNVALGGGGGGGGQINCGRNIKESKNLSKSMGKITKEGKSTVRKRVEDWSFTVPQISPQSLGSKRSRFAG
- the LOC124912584 gene encoding V-type proton ATPase 16 kDa proteolipid subunit, which produces MSSTFTGDETAPFFGFLGAAAALVFSCMGAAYGTAKSGVGVASMGVMRPELVMKSIVPVVMAGVLGIYGLIIAVIISTGINPKAKPYYLFDGYAHLSSGLACGLAGLAAGMAIGIVGDAGVRANAQQPKLFVGMILILIFAEALALYGLIVGIILSSRAGQSRAE